The Acidobacteriota bacterium genome includes a region encoding these proteins:
- a CDS encoding sigma 54-interacting transcriptional regulator, with the protein MQLENGSQSKLIEMYEAREAILNRLNSDALRPDVSVVPGSVPSSVLDIDKFLQAAVTELGQRMAVDRCNVITPSPAGGFRVSHEFLGDESLTPGLGLNIPAALIPLETIQKHLPNARHYSIDDIRSANIPLWVKTTCQLIGTRSALIAPFVLGDELLGIIGLQYCHQPHQWSQTEIKLVEWLASQVSIGLQYTRLYNEKEKEVEITKALLEVSNEINTRTDFNEITDFVIDRALVQLKADYGCIAILDNQGEHLHFDELRARRGFDLRKNVEARFREARTLRLPDHPAINALVEQGQTLPLADARQTPLARYLFANVIRGKSALIAPLANKEKVLGIIALVWFHEAAQFNDYDVQLLNGISSQLAIALEKDRLAAEVIRLKRELNDQRAGERIIGASAKIRHAIGMALSVADSNTTVLIQGESGTGKELIASLVQFNSRRAARPFIKINCGAIPSTLLETELFGHERGAFTDARSRRIGRFEEANGGTLFLDEIGEMSLPAQVSLLRVLQDGEFTRVGGNEVIKTDVRVITATNKDLEKEIEEGRFRRDLFYRLNVYPITLPPLRERAEDIEQLIAYFIERYQQKSGKRVAGISDRALRLLKHYAWPGNVRELENCVERAVIVAAGRQITEHDLPEAMRPNSVPEQSTRLEISLPITMEEIERLVINQALLFTNNDKAKAARLLKIGRKTLYRKLEQYKKQ; encoded by the coding sequence ATGCAACTTGAGAACGGCTCCCAATCCAAACTGATCGAGATGTACGAGGCGCGCGAGGCCATCCTCAACCGCCTCAACTCCGACGCGCTGCGCCCGGATGTCAGCGTTGTGCCGGGCAGTGTGCCCAGCAGCGTCCTTGATATTGATAAGTTCCTGCAAGCCGCCGTGACCGAATTAGGTCAGCGCATGGCGGTTGACCGTTGCAATGTCATCACGCCTTCGCCAGCGGGCGGGTTCCGCGTCAGCCACGAATTTTTAGGCGACGAAAGCCTGACGCCAGGGCTGGGCCTGAACATTCCCGCCGCGTTGATCCCGCTCGAAACCATTCAGAAACATCTGCCGAATGCGCGGCACTATTCGATTGACGACATACGCTCGGCGAACATTCCGCTCTGGGTCAAAACCACCTGCCAGTTGATCGGCACGCGCTCGGCCTTGATTGCGCCTTTCGTGCTGGGCGACGAATTGCTCGGCATCATCGGTTTGCAGTATTGCCATCAGCCGCATCAGTGGAGCCAAACCGAGATCAAGCTGGTCGAATGGCTCGCCAGCCAGGTCAGCATCGGGCTGCAATACACGCGGCTTTACAACGAGAAGGAAAAGGAAGTCGAGATCACCAAGGCGCTGTTGGAAGTTTCGAACGAGATCAACACGCGGACGGATTTCAACGAAATCACCGACTTCGTGATTGACCGTGCGCTGGTGCAACTCAAGGCCGATTACGGCTGCATCGCCATTCTCGACAATCAGGGCGAGCATTTGCACTTTGACGAATTGCGGGCGCGGCGTGGTTTCGACCTGCGCAAAAACGTCGAAGCCCGCTTTCGCGAAGCGCGCACCTTGCGCTTGCCCGATCATCCCGCCATCAACGCCCTGGTTGAACAGGGGCAAACCTTGCCGCTGGCCGATGCGCGCCAAACACCGCTGGCGCGCTATCTGTTCGCCAATGTCATTCGCGGCAAATCGGCGTTGATCGCGCCGCTGGCGAACAAGGAAAAGGTGCTGGGCATTATCGCACTGGTCTGGTTTCACGAAGCCGCGCAGTTCAACGATTACGATGTGCAATTGCTCAACGGCATTTCCAGTCAACTGGCGATTGCACTCGAAAAAGACCGCCTCGCCGCCGAAGTCATCCGCCTCAAACGTGAACTCAACGATCAGCGCGCGGGCGAACGCATCATCGGCGCTTCGGCCAAGATTCGCCACGCCATCGGCATGGCCTTGTCGGTCGCCGACAGCAATACGACCGTGCTGATACAGGGCGAATCGGGCACCGGCAAAGAACTCATCGCCAGCCTGGTGCAGTTCAATTCGCGGCGCGCGGCGCGTCCGTTCATCAAAATCAATTGCGGTGCGATTCCTTCGACCTTGCTTGAAACCGAACTCTTCGGACACGAGCGCGGGGCGTTTACCGACGCGCGCTCACGACGCATCGGGCGCTTTGAGGAAGCCAACGGCGGCACGCTCTTTCTGGATGAAATTGGCGAAATGAGTTTGCCCGCGCAGGTCAGCTTATTGCGCGTGTTGCAGGACGGCGAATTCACCCGCGTCGGCGGCAACGAAGTCATCAAAACCGATGTGCGCGTGATTACCGCCACCAACAAAGACCTGGAAAAAGAGATCGAAGAGGGCCGCTTCCGGCGCGATTTGTTTTATCGGCTGAACGTCTATCCGATTACGTTGCCGCCGCTGCGCGAACGCGCCGAGGACATCGAACAACTGATCGCCTACTTTATCGAGCGTTACCAGCAAAAGAGCGGCAAGCGCGTGGCGGGCATTTCAGACCGGGCGTTGCGCTTGCTGAAGCATTATGCCTGGCCGGGCAATGTGCGCGAGTTGGAAAATTGCGTCGAACGGGCAGTCATCGTCGCCGCCGGACGGCAAATCACCGAACACGATTTGCCCGAAGCCATGCGCCCCAACAGCGTGCCCGAGCAGAGCACGCGGCTGGAAATCTCGCTGCCGATTACGATGGAAGAGATTGAACGGCTGGTCATCAATCAGGCGCTGCTGTTTACCAACAACGACAAAGCCAAAGCCGCGCGGCTGCTCAAAATTGGCCGCAAGACGCTGTACCGCAAGCTGGAACAGTACAAGAAACAATAG
- a CDS encoding energy transducer TonB: MPEPGSLIQRLSAAIQNISDSFAKGGGKAGDTGDFKFLLKDETLVSRIGRELNTAATDFKRDPKTFVVATIKGEGTSKQRQRWLLNGMAGAVITYSFIFFLIPAILFLLGVKKIEAVEAKRDEPLEMLAELTAMPKDTNKPKSADKALGSKPIPKKSAGGGGGGREQPTPPSKGRPPLMALTPQIILPNPEPPKIKNPSLVVASTIYGDPKSMPTMKGPIGDPLGVPAPPSSGPGKGGGIGSSDGTGVGRGQGGGLGAGRGGNTGGGDMDIGGGRGIEEMGKNGVGRPTILSREKAKYTEEARQNKVQGTVVLSVIFTADGRITNIRTIRGLPDGLTEKAIEAAQKIRFQPATKNGQAVSVRGNLEFTFNLY; encoded by the coding sequence ATGCCTGAACCAGGCAGTCTGATTCAACGGCTCAGCGCGGCTATTCAAAACATTTCGGATAGTTTTGCGAAAGGTGGCGGCAAAGCGGGCGACACGGGCGATTTCAAGTTCCTGCTCAAAGACGAAACCCTGGTGTCGCGTATCGGTCGCGAGTTGAATACCGCCGCGACTGATTTCAAGCGCGATCCCAAGACCTTTGTCGTCGCCACGATCAAAGGCGAAGGCACGAGCAAGCAGCGCCAGCGTTGGTTGTTAAATGGCATGGCTGGCGCCGTGATCACCTATTCATTCATCTTCTTCCTTATTCCCGCCATCCTGTTTTTGCTGGGCGTCAAAAAGATCGAAGCCGTCGAAGCGAAGAGGGATGAGCCGTTGGAAATGCTGGCCGAACTCACAGCGATGCCGAAGGACACGAACAAGCCGAAATCGGCGGATAAGGCCCTCGGTAGCAAACCGATTCCGAAGAAATCCGCCGGCGGTGGCGGCGGCGGACGCGAACAACCCACGCCGCCCAGCAAAGGCCGCCCACCGCTGATGGCCTTGACGCCGCAAATCATTTTGCCGAACCCCGAACCGCCGAAGATCAAGAATCCTTCGCTGGTTGTGGCTTCGACAATTTATGGCGATCCGAAGTCCATGCCGACTATGAAAGGCCCGATTGGCGATCCGCTGGGCGTGCCCGCACCGCCCTCAAGCGGCCCTGGCAAAGGCGGTGGCATCGGTAGCAGTGATGGCACAGGCGTGGGCAGAGGCCAGGGTGGCGGTCTGGGCGCGGGCCGTGGCGGTAACACCGGCGGCGGCGACATGGATATTGGCGGCGGGCGCGGCATCGAAGAGATGGGCAAGAACGGCGTCGGACGTCCGACCATCCTTTCCCGCGAGAAAGCCAAATACACCGAAGAGGCGCGGCAGAACAAAGTTCAGGGAACGGTGGTGCTGAGCGTCATCTTCACGGCGGATGGCCGCATCACCAATATCCGCACGATCCGCGGCCTGCCCGATGGCTTGACGGAAAAGGCGATTGAGGCGGCACAAAAGATTCGCTTCCAACCCGCCACCAAGAACGGCCAGGCGGTCAGCGTGCGCGGCAATCTGGAATTCACCTTCAACTTGTATTGA
- a CDS encoding exo-alpha-sialidase yields the protein MKNKLLLGLGSLALIAGCLRIINSTAAARTAAPFHTAELIFPLEHWHNHASSIIECSNGDLLVCWFHGSGERTADDVIVEGARLRKGARQWSPRFTLADTPGYPDTNCTMFIDPRGRLWLLWPTILANQWESALMKYKIASRYSADGPPQWDWQEVLHVTPGPEFEATVNRVLAEWEKQQPISPEAPRETLQAYMARIRKLASDKLSRRLGWMTRAHPFVLTLPTGKQRLIVPLYSDGFSFSLMAISDDWGQTWHTSTPLIGGGNIQPSIVRKQDGSLYTLMRDNGPAPKRLQQSTSRDHGETWSPVTDSELPNPGSGAEVIGLRNGHWALIYNDTERERNSLTVALSDDEGKTWKWKRQLEYDPPGPEAGRFHYPSIIQARDSSLHASYSYHLNRKEVELDAEEKQRRKAIKHAHFNEEWVMSK from the coding sequence ATGAAGAACAAACTATTACTTGGCTTGGGCAGCCTCGCCCTCATCGCCGGTTGTCTGCGAATCATTAATTCAACCGCTGCCGCGCGTACCGCCGCCCCCTTTCACACCGCCGAACTGATCTTTCCGCTGGAACACTGGCACAACCACGCCTCAAGTATCATCGAATGCTCGAACGGCGATTTGTTGGTGTGCTGGTTTCACGGTTCGGGCGAGCGCACGGCCGATGATGTGATCGTCGAAGGTGCGCGGTTACGCAAAGGCGCCCGGCAATGGTCGCCGCGCTTCACGCTAGCCGATACGCCTGGTTATCCCGATACGAACTGCACGATGTTCATAGACCCGCGCGGGCGCTTGTGGCTGCTGTGGCCAACGATCCTGGCCAATCAGTGGGAATCGGCCTTGATGAAATACAAGATCGCCTCGCGCTATTCAGCCGACGGCCCGCCGCAGTGGGATTGGCAAGAGGTCTTACACGTCACACCCGGCCCCGAGTTTGAAGCAACCGTCAACCGTGTGTTGGCTGAGTGGGAAAAACAGCAACCAATCTCCCCTGAGGCACCGCGCGAAACGTTGCAGGCGTATATGGCGCGGATTCGCAAACTGGCCTCTGACAAACTCTCCAGGCGTTTGGGCTGGATGACGCGCGCCCATCCGTTTGTGTTGACGCTGCCCACAGGCAAACAGCGGCTGATCGTGCCACTTTACAGCGATGGCTTTTCGTTTTCACTGATGGCCATTAGCGATGATTGGGGGCAAACCTGGCATACCAGTACGCCGTTGATCGGCGGCGGCAACATTCAGCCCAGCATCGTGCGCAAACAGGATGGCTCACTTTACACGTTGATGCGGGACAACGGCCCCGCGCCAAAGCGGCTGCAACAGAGCACCTCGCGGGATCACGGTGAAACCTGGAGTCCGGTCACTGACAGCGAACTGCCGAATCCCGGTTCGGGCGCAGAGGTGATTGGTTTGCGCAATGGCCATTGGGCGCTGATTTATAACGACACCGAACGCGAACGAAACAGCTTAACGGTCGCCCTTTCGGATGATGAAGGCAAGACTTGGAAATGGAAGCGGCAACTTGAATATGACCCGCCTGGGCCGGAAGCCGGACGGTTTCACTACCCTTCGATCATTCAGGCGCGTGACAGTTCATTGCACGCCAGTTACAGCTACCACCTCAATCGCAAGGAAGTCGAGTTGGATGCGGAAGAGAAGCAGCGCCGCAAAGCGATCAAGCACGCGCATTTTAACGAGGAGTGGGTAATGTCGAAGTGA